The Amycolatopsis viridis genome window below encodes:
- a CDS encoding CGNR zinc finger domain-containing protein encodes MHFNPYGGPAAQVAAGLVNMPDADAAGLLRMMRAAGMSLTRLTDADARAARAWGRRLRPVFTEPGPDRRVDLVNELLAETACRPFVSRHDGLPAHLHYAAEDDPLPRRIRAFTAGGLAHLLCEDPDRLGACARDGCEIVFVDTSRNGRRRFCSTRCATRVHVAEHRARAS; translated from the coding sequence GTGCACTTCAACCCTTACGGCGGTCCGGCCGCTCAGGTGGCGGCGGGCCTGGTCAACATGCCGGACGCGGACGCCGCCGGGCTGCTGCGCATGATGCGTGCCGCGGGCATGTCGCTGACCCGCCTCACCGACGCCGACGCCCGCGCGGCACGGGCGTGGGGCCGCCGCCTGCGGCCGGTGTTCACCGAACCCGGCCCGGACCGGCGGGTCGACCTGGTCAACGAGCTGCTGGCGGAGACCGCCTGCCGTCCGTTCGTCTCCCGCCACGACGGGCTGCCCGCACACCTGCACTACGCCGCCGAGGACGACCCACTGCCCCGCCGCATCCGGGCCTTCACCGCGGGCGGCCTGGCGCACCTGCTGTGCGAGGACCCGGACCGCCTCGGCGCCTGCGCCCGCGACGGCTGCGAGATCGTCTTCGTGGACACCTCGCGCAACGGCCGCCGCCGGTTCTGTTCCACGCGCTGCGCGACGCGGGTGCACGTGGCCGAGCACCGCGCCCGCGCCT
- a CDS encoding patatin-like phospholipase family protein has protein sequence MTRALVLGGGGVAGIAWEIGLLYGLSESGVDVLDADRFVGTSAGSTVAAQITSGTPLAELFQRQVDPALQAPEIPANIDTEAAAAMFAAATDAATDARDARRRIGEIALAAETVPEAERLKVIEARLPSHEWPAAPLQIVAVDAATGDERVFTAESGVSLVDAVAASSAVPGTWPPVTIDGGRYVDGGVRSMRNADLAAGCDRVLVLQVIRIPGDHDLDAEIAALREDGSRVLVVEADEATSEAMGPNPLDPSVRDAAARAGYEQGLRVAAEVAELWGQPGA, from the coding sequence ATGACACGCGCACTTGTGCTCGGCGGTGGCGGAGTTGCCGGAATCGCCTGGGAAATCGGCCTGCTGTACGGCTTGTCTGAGTCCGGAGTGGACGTACTGGACGCCGACCGCTTCGTCGGCACCTCCGCGGGCTCGACCGTGGCCGCCCAGATCACCAGCGGCACCCCGCTGGCCGAGCTGTTCCAGCGCCAGGTCGATCCGGCGCTGCAGGCGCCGGAGATCCCGGCGAACATCGATACCGAGGCCGCCGCCGCCATGTTCGCCGCCGCCACCGACGCGGCGACCGACGCTCGTGACGCACGTCGGCGGATCGGTGAGATCGCCCTGGCAGCCGAGACCGTGCCGGAGGCCGAACGGCTGAAGGTGATCGAGGCTCGCCTGCCCTCGCACGAGTGGCCCGCGGCGCCGCTGCAGATCGTCGCGGTGGACGCCGCGACCGGGGACGAGCGCGTGTTCACCGCCGAGTCCGGCGTCTCGCTGGTGGACGCGGTCGCGGCCAGCTCCGCTGTGCCGGGCACCTGGCCGCCGGTGACCATCGACGGCGGCCGTTACGTCGACGGCGGGGTGCGGAGCATGAGGAACGCCGACCTGGCCGCCGGCTGTGACCGGGTGCTGGTGTTGCAGGTCATCCGGATTCCCGGCGACCACGACCTGGACGCGGAGATCGCCGCGCTGCGCGAGGACGGCTCGCGGGTGCTCGTGGTCGAGGCGGACGAAGCCACGAGCGAGGCGATGGGACCGAACCCGCTCGACCCCTCGGTCCGGGACGCGGCCGCGCGCGCCGGGTACGAGCAGGGCCTGCGCGTGGCCGCCGAGGTTGCCGAGCTGTGGGGTCAGCCGGGCGCCTAG
- a CDS encoding SMP-30/gluconolactonase/LRE family protein, with product MSNAVLDGFSYLECPRWHEERIWFADFYTQRVFSATEDGGDLRVEAEVPQQPSGLGWLPDGRLLIVSMRDARLLRREPDGTLVTHADLSAHVTGHPNDMVVDDRGRAYVGNFGFDLMNGAPIAPAGLLRADPNGTVTVVAEEMLFPNGSVITDDGVLLVDETFGNRVTAFDIAADGSLTNRRTWAKFGEPPTERELEEALPQLVVAPDGCCLDAEGALWIADGLGGRLVRVREGGEIIDEIRPGTGVFACMLGGADGRTLFACAAPDFSEHARKDVREASLLAFRVHVPRAGRP from the coding sequence GTGAGCAACGCAGTTCTGGACGGGTTCTCCTACCTCGAATGCCCGCGCTGGCACGAGGAACGGATCTGGTTCGCCGACTTCTACACGCAGCGGGTGTTCTCCGCCACGGAGGACGGCGGCGACCTGCGGGTGGAGGCGGAAGTGCCGCAGCAACCGTCCGGGCTGGGATGGCTGCCCGACGGCCGCCTGCTGATCGTCTCGATGCGCGACGCCCGCCTGCTGCGCCGCGAACCGGACGGCACGCTCGTCACCCACGCCGATCTGTCCGCACACGTCACCGGCCACCCCAACGACATGGTCGTCGACGACCGGGGTCGCGCCTACGTCGGCAACTTCGGCTTCGACCTGATGAACGGCGCGCCGATCGCGCCGGCCGGCCTGTTGCGCGCCGACCCCAACGGCACCGTCACCGTGGTCGCCGAGGAGATGTTGTTCCCCAACGGCAGCGTCATCACCGATGACGGGGTGCTGCTGGTCGACGAGACCTTCGGCAACCGCGTGACCGCCTTCGACATCGCCGCGGACGGTTCCCTGACCAATCGGCGCACCTGGGCGAAGTTCGGCGAGCCGCCCACCGAACGCGAGCTGGAGGAAGCGCTTCCCCAGCTCGTGGTCGCCCCGGACGGCTGCTGCCTGGACGCCGAGGGCGCGCTGTGGATCGCCGACGGGCTGGGCGGACGGCTGGTCCGCGTCCGGGAGGGCGGCGAGATCATCGACGAGATCAGGCCGGGCACCGGGGTGTTCGCGTGCATGCTCGGCGGCGCCGACGGACGCACCCTGTTCGCCTGCGCGGCACCGGACTTCTCCGAGCACGCCCGCAAGGACGTCCGGGAAGCCAGCCTGCTCGCCTTCCGCGTCCACGTTCCGCGCGCGGGACGCCCCTGA